From a single Nicotiana tomentosiformis chromosome 2, ASM39032v3, whole genome shotgun sequence genomic region:
- the LOC138904773 gene encoding uncharacterized protein encodes MKDDTIPEEIIREVENFENKPKSNLDETEAVNLGDSELVKETRISIHLSPSEKEECIRFLKVYEYIFAWSYDDMTGLSTSIVAHKLPTNPICTPVKQKLRKLKPDMSLKIKEEVTK; translated from the coding sequence ATGAAAGATGATACGATACCTGAGGAAAtcatcagagaagtggaaaattttgaaaacaagccaaAGTCCAATTTGGACGAAACTGAagcagttaacttaggggattccgaaCTGGTCAAGGAAACacgcataagcattcatctatcaccatcagagaaagaagagtgCATCAGATTCCTAAAGGTATATGAatatatctttgcatggtcctacgatgatatgacgggtttgagcacatccatagtagctcacaagttgCCCACTAATCCTATATGTacaccggtaaagcagaagcttagAAAactcaagccagatatgagtttgaagataaaagaggaggtcaccaagtag